The proteins below are encoded in one region of Peribacillus muralis:
- the metA gene encoding homoserine O-acetyltransferase MetA, which yields MPIRIPEQLPAKEILEQENIFVMDEDRATKQEIRPLNILILNLMPEKEKTEAQLLRFLGNTPIQVNISFLRLSTHESKNTSKFHLDQFYKSFDDIRTKRFDGMIITGAPVEKLEFSDVNYWEELQSIMEWSTKNVTSTLHICWGAQAALYHHYGIGKYELPAKCFGIYRHEVLEPKENLVRGFDDYFMAPHSRYTDIDYQKLIRIPDLKVLAQSDQAGVLIAASSDGKRIMVTGHFEYDAETLGEEYKRDRERGIDTQLPENYYPDDDPSNVPLHRWKSHCSLMFSNWLNYYVYQSTPYEWD from the coding sequence ATGCCAATTAGAATTCCGGAACAATTGCCGGCTAAGGAGATTTTAGAACAGGAAAATATATTCGTCATGGATGAGGATAGAGCGACCAAGCAAGAAATCCGTCCATTGAATATACTGATCTTGAACCTGATGCCAGAGAAAGAAAAAACAGAGGCTCAGTTACTGCGCTTTCTTGGCAATACTCCGATTCAAGTTAATATTTCATTCCTGCGATTGAGCACACATGAATCAAAAAACACAAGCAAATTTCATTTGGATCAATTCTATAAATCCTTCGATGATATCCGGACAAAGCGATTTGACGGCATGATCATTACAGGTGCACCTGTCGAGAAGCTGGAATTCTCTGACGTGAATTATTGGGAAGAGCTGCAAAGCATCATGGAATGGTCGACAAAAAATGTTACATCCACCCTACATATCTGCTGGGGGGCTCAAGCTGCCCTGTACCATCATTATGGGATAGGCAAATACGAGCTTCCGGCGAAATGCTTTGGCATTTACAGGCATGAAGTACTGGAACCGAAAGAAAATCTGGTCCGCGGATTCGATGATTATTTCATGGCGCCTCATTCACGTTATACGGATATAGACTATCAAAAGCTTATCCGCATTCCTGATCTGAAGGTTTTGGCCCAGTCCGATCAAGCAGGGGTATTGATCGCCGCTTCAAGCGATGGCAAAAGAATCATGGTGACCGGCCATTTCGAGTATGATGCCGAAACTCTCGGTGAGGAATATAAGCGTGATAGGGAACGGGGAATCGATACGCAGCTTCCTGAAAATTATTATCCTGATGATGACCCCTCCAACGTCCCGCTTCACCGCTGGAAGAGCCATTGCAGCCTGATGTTTTCGAATTGGCTCAACTATTATGTTTACCAGTCTACCCCTTATGAATGGGATTGA
- a CDS encoding AIM24 family protein: MEKYQIYQFVEKTKQQDKGQGLFELETERILEINLEEQIWAKMGTMVSYRGQIKFEREGILEHGLGKLFKKALTGEGASLMKATGSGKLYVADQGKKISILQLNGESICVNGNDLLAFEPGIQWDIKMMRRIAGLLAGGLFNVRLEGKGMVAFTSHYEPLTLIVEPGNPVYTDPNATVAWSGDLQPEFVTDVSLKSFFGRGSGESVQMKFEGRGFVVVQPYEEVYFGNKES, from the coding sequence ATGGAGAAGTATCAAATTTATCAATTCGTTGAAAAGACGAAGCAGCAGGATAAAGGGCAGGGCTTATTTGAACTGGAAACGGAACGAATACTGGAAATCAACCTCGAAGAGCAAATCTGGGCAAAAATGGGGACGATGGTTTCTTATCGGGGGCAGATTAAATTTGAACGGGAAGGAATCCTGGAGCATGGTTTAGGTAAGCTCTTTAAAAAAGCGTTGACTGGCGAGGGTGCATCCTTAATGAAAGCGACCGGAAGCGGTAAGTTATATGTCGCGGATCAGGGGAAGAAAATTTCAATTTTACAGTTGAATGGCGAATCCATTTGTGTCAACGGAAATGATTTACTCGCCTTCGAGCCGGGCATTCAATGGGATATAAAAATGATGCGGCGCATTGCCGGTTTACTGGCGGGCGGATTATTCAACGTCAGGCTCGAGGGGAAAGGGATGGTTGCGTTCACTTCCCATTATGAGCCGCTTACGTTAATTGTGGAGCCCGGTAATCCCGTTTATACGGACCCGAATGCCACAGTTGCCTGGTCTGGGGATCTTCAGCCAGAATTCGTGACAGATGTTTCGTTAAAGTCTTTTTTCGGACGGGGAAGCGGCGAATCCGTCCAAATGAAATTCGAGGGGCGGGGTTTCGTGGTCGTCCAACCTTATGAAGAGGTTTATTTCGGCAATAAAGAGTCATGA
- a CDS encoding class I SAM-dependent methyltransferase, whose product MNIHTWHKESEKEWDIFAPMWVKSSHDMWETGSRKTIIPFFAEYVPEGSKVADIGCGDGVGSLKLAKAGFEVTGVDLSKVMIDFAEGKAAHQPGLSFIQGDFNALPFMDEEMDAAMVINSLEYTGDPLLVMKEILRVIKPGGYACFAILGPTAEPRKKFSFPRLLGDKVIMNTMQPWEFEKMAMNSGWEMVADIGVAKRGVDYKKLGHFSKELKQAVSFMWLFLLQKEVVD is encoded by the coding sequence ATGAATATACATACTTGGCATAAGGAATCGGAAAAGGAATGGGACATCTTTGCACCTATGTGGGTCAAGAGTTCCCATGATATGTGGGAAACGGGCAGCAGGAAAACTATTATCCCGTTCTTTGCCGAATATGTTCCTGAGGGATCGAAGGTGGCTGATATTGGCTGTGGAGACGGTGTCGGCTCTTTAAAGCTGGCCAAAGCTGGATTTGAAGTGACGGGTGTCGATTTATCGAAGGTGATGATTGACTTTGCGGAAGGAAAAGCCGCTCATCAGCCTGGGCTATCCTTTATTCAAGGAGATTTTAACGCGCTCCCATTCATGGATGAGGAAATGGATGCAGCAATGGTCATTAATTCATTGGAATATACGGGAGACCCTTTATTGGTGATGAAAGAAATCCTACGGGTCATCAAGCCTGGCGGTTATGCTTGTTTTGCGATACTCGGACCGACAGCGGAGCCGCGAAAAAAGTTCAGCTTTCCACGGTTGTTAGGGGACAAAGTGATTATGAATACGATGCAGCCCTGGGAATTTGAAAAAATGGCAATGAATTCGGGATGGGAAATGGTCGCGGATATCGGCGTTGCGAAAAGAGGAGTGGATTACAAAAAGCTGGGCCATTTCTCAAAGGAATTAAAGCAAGCGGTATCGTTCATGTGGTTATTCCTCCTTCAGAAAGAGGTGGTCGATTGA
- a CDS encoding IS1182 family transposase, with the protein MLSTHDSIQRDQLEMITLDQLVPPNHLVRKMEAAIDFTFIYDLVKEMYSEIGRPSIDPVVLVKLAFIQYTFGIRSMRKTIEEVETNMAYRWFLGYGFHDKVPHFSTFGKNYERRFKDTDLFEQIFYYILMTAANKKLIRAEHVFVDSTHVKASANKKKFEKKIVRKETRAYQKRLQDEINQDRENHGKKPFPPDKFDKNETKEIKESTTDSESGYYVKDERTKQFAYSFHAAADRNGFVLGTIVXPGNTHDSQVLEPLVDQVIENIGKPEAVAADAAYKTPAITSYLFNKEITPALPYTRPRTKEGFFRKHEYVYDEHFDCYLCPSGEVLTYSTTNKEGYREYKSPKHKCKRCSFLSQCTESKDHQKVVTRHIWQENMEEADHLRHHQDVKLIYAKLKETIERVFADAKEKHGMRWTTLRGLKKLSMQAMLTFAAMNVKKMANWAWEIPKMV; encoded by the coding sequence ATGCTTTCTACACATGATTCTATTCAGCGAGATCAACTTGAAATGATTACGTTAGATCAATTGGTGCCACCGAACCATTTGGTTCGTAAAATGGAGGCTGCCATTGACTTCACTTTCATTTATGACTTGGTGAAAGAGATGTATTCTGAGATAGGACGCCCTAGTATTGATCCCGTTGTTTTAGTCAAGCTGGCATTCATTCAATATACCTTCGGTATTCGTTCCATGCGTAAAACGATTGAAGAGGTCGAAACCAATATGGCTTACCGTTGGTTCTTAGGCTATGGTTTCCATGATAAAGTCCCTCACTTCTCTACCTTCGGCAAAAATTATGAGCGGCGCTTTAAAGATACAGACCTGTTTGAACAGATTTTCTATTACATCTTAATGACAGCTGCCAATAAAAAGTTAATACGTGCTGAACATGTTTTCGTGGATTCCACCCATGTGAAAGCCAGTGCGAATAAGAAGAAATTTGAAAAGAAAATCGTTCGCAAAGAAACACGTGCGTATCAAAAACGACTTCAAGATGAAATCAATCAAGACCGTGAAAACCATGGAAAGAAGCCTTTTCCACCGGATAAATTTGATAAGAACGAAACGAAAGAAATAAAAGAAAGTACAACGGATTCCGAGAGTGGCTACTATGTGAAAGATGAACGAACAAAACAGTTTGCCTATTCATTCCACGCAGCTGCAGACCGCAACGGGTTCGTATTAGGAACGATTGTANCGCCTGGAAATACNCATGATAGTCAAGTTTTAGAGCCACTTGTTGATCAAGTGATTGAGAATATTGGAAAACCGGAAGCCGTTGCGGCAGATGCCGCTTATAAAACACCGGCCATTACAAGCTACCTATTTAACAAAGAAATCACGCCAGCTTTACCCTATACACGACCACGGACAAAAGAAGGATTCTTCCGCAAACATGAGTATGTTTACGATGAACATTTTGACTGTTACCTTTGCCCATCGGGCGAGGTTTTAACGTACTCAACAACAAATAAAGAGGGATATCGCGAGTATAAATCTCCCAAACATAAGTGTAAGAGATGCTCATTTTTATCACAGTGTACGGAAAGCAAAGACCATCAAAAAGTGGTGACACGCCATATCTGGCAAGAAAATATGGAAGAAGCAGATCATCTGCGTCATCATCAAGATGTAAAACTTATCTATGCGAAACTCAAGGAAACGATTGAGCGTGTATTCGCAGATGCAAAAGAAAAGCATGGAATGCGTTGGACTACTTTAAGGGGACTTAAAAAATTGTCGATGCAAGCGATGCTTACTTTCGCTGCCATGAATGTAAAGAAGATGGCCAATTGGGCATGGGAAATCCCAAAAATGGTTTAA
- the mntR gene encoding transcriptional regulator MntR, with protein MPTPSMEDYIEQIYLLIEEKGYARVSDIAENLSVHPSSVTKMVQKLDHEKYLIYEKYRGLVLTANGKKVGKRLVYRHELLEQMLRLIGVKEENIYHDVEGIEHHLSWNAIDRIGDLVEFFEEAPERVEDLRKIQKRNEENQK; from the coding sequence ATGCCTACACCAAGCATGGAGGATTACATAGAACAAATATATTTACTTATTGAAGAAAAAGGGTATGCAAGGGTTTCAGATATTGCTGAAAATCTTTCGGTCCATCCATCTTCCGTGACAAAAATGGTTCAAAAACTCGATCATGAAAAATATTTGATATATGAAAAGTATCGCGGTCTCGTTTTAACGGCAAACGGAAAAAAAGTCGGGAAAAGGCTTGTATATCGCCATGAACTTTTAGAACAGATGCTAAGATTGATTGGGGTCAAGGAAGAAAATATATATCATGATGTTGAGGGAATCGAACACCATCTCAGTTGGAATGCCATCGATAGGATTGGGGACCTTGTGGAATTTTTTGAGGAAGCGCCTGAACGTGTCGAGGATTTACGCAAGATACAAAAAAGAAATGAAGAAAATCAAAAATAA
- a CDS encoding DNA topoisomerase III yields MKLIIAEKPDQGSTLAAQFKSRKQQGYIEIMPNELFPDGAYVTWAVGHLCQLVSPETYHANWKKWSLDTLPMIPERFQYEVTRQKAKQFNVVKTLLRKQDVDEIIHAGDAGREGELIVRNIVNLCSIHKPMKRLWISSLTPKAIYEGFQNLISEEKTRPLYHEAYTRACADWVVGMNASRAYSILLKQKGVSDVFSAGRVQTPTLALIVKREMEIERFKSEPFWEVFADFKMDGKKYQGKWQQNDDSRIKTKELAEKIAAFCKDKEAEIAEMDTERKEYQPPLLFNLSSLQATVNKIYKYSPKQTLDIVQSLYQKGIVSYPRSDSNYVTEGEAATFPDILQKLSGFSEYEALFPLPQPSIMNNKRYVNEKKVTDHYAIIPTEQVTDPKRLSAEERNIYDLVVRRLIAAHYEKAIFDYTTIKTLVDRRAEFISKGKQQIQEGWRKVIFQNDKEDDDVLLPSVSKGDSGKVAKLKVKEGKTQPPKRYTEGQLITLMKTAGKHLDNEELEKVLMKTEGLGTEATRAGIITMLKDRKYIDVKKNQVFATDKGKVLISAIGEKILASPEMTAKWEQRLREIGEGRASAGAFMEAVKKMSAKIISDAVESSESWDFQGLDTESIQRSGSKKRSSASVGSCKLCGSKIVDKGEFYGCVSYQKTKCNFTISKKILNKKISQANIKKLLASGETDLISGFKKGEKTFDAILSWSDSEKKINFTFPAGQAVNQN; encoded by the coding sequence ATGAAGCTAATCATAGCGGAGAAACCGGATCAAGGTTCAACGTTAGCAGCTCAATTTAAATCAAGGAAGCAACAGGGATATATAGAGATAATGCCAAATGAACTTTTCCCCGATGGAGCTTATGTGACATGGGCTGTCGGGCATCTATGTCAACTCGTGTCTCCGGAAACGTATCACGCGAATTGGAAGAAATGGTCGCTGGATACGTTACCGATGATTCCAGAGAGGTTTCAATATGAAGTGACCCGGCAAAAGGCAAAGCAGTTCAATGTCGTGAAGACGTTGCTAAGGAAGCAGGATGTCGATGAAATCATCCATGCCGGCGATGCCGGGCGTGAAGGAGAATTGATTGTACGCAACATCGTTAATCTATGCAGCATCCATAAACCGATGAAGCGTTTATGGATTTCCTCTTTGACCCCGAAAGCCATTTATGAAGGTTTCCAAAACCTGATCAGCGAAGAAAAAACGAGGCCGCTCTATCATGAAGCATACACAAGGGCATGCGCAGACTGGGTTGTGGGCATGAATGCATCAAGGGCCTATAGCATTTTATTGAAACAAAAGGGTGTATCGGATGTTTTTTCAGCTGGAAGGGTTCAAACTCCCACCCTCGCGTTGATCGTTAAGCGGGAAATGGAGATTGAGCGGTTCAAGTCTGAACCGTTCTGGGAAGTGTTCGCTGATTTCAAGATGGATGGTAAGAAATATCAGGGCAAATGGCAGCAGAACGATGATTCAAGAATAAAAACAAAAGAGCTTGCTGAAAAGATTGCCGCATTTTGCAAGGACAAGGAAGCGGAAATAGCTGAAATGGATACAGAAAGAAAAGAATATCAGCCTCCTTTGCTGTTCAATCTATCGTCATTGCAGGCAACCGTGAATAAGATTTATAAATATTCACCAAAGCAGACGCTCGATATCGTTCAAAGCTTATATCAAAAAGGAATCGTCTCTTATCCACGTTCCGACTCGAACTATGTGACAGAGGGGGAAGCGGCGACATTTCCTGATATCCTGCAAAAGCTTAGTGGCTTTTCGGAATATGAAGCTCTTTTCCCTTTACCGCAGCCGAGCATCATGAATAATAAGCGGTATGTAAATGAAAAGAAAGTGACGGATCACTATGCGATAATTCCAACGGAGCAGGTTACTGACCCAAAGCGTCTTTCGGCTGAAGAACGCAATATATATGACTTGGTGGTACGCAGGCTGATTGCCGCTCATTACGAGAAGGCGATCTTCGATTATACGACCATTAAGACCCTTGTCGATAGGCGTGCCGAATTTATTTCAAAGGGTAAGCAGCAAATCCAAGAAGGATGGCGTAAAGTGATTTTCCAAAATGATAAAGAAGACGATGATGTCCTATTGCCGTCGGTTTCAAAAGGAGATTCCGGAAAGGTCGCCAAACTGAAGGTGAAGGAAGGAAAAACACAGCCGCCAAAGCGTTATACGGAGGGCCAGTTGATCACCTTGATGAAAACGGCAGGAAAACACCTCGATAATGAAGAGCTGGAAAAAGTGCTGATGAAAACGGAAGGCCTTGGCACCGAAGCTACACGAGCTGGGATCATTACCATGCTTAAAGACCGTAAATACATTGATGTAAAAAAAAACCAGGTATTTGCAACCGATAAAGGAAAGGTGCTGATATCGGCAATTGGGGAGAAAATCCTCGCCTCGCCAGAGATGACGGCCAAATGGGAGCAGCGATTAAGGGAAATTGGCGAAGGAAGGGCTTCTGCCGGAGCCTTTATGGAAGCTGTTAAAAAGATGTCAGCAAAAATCATCAGCGATGCTGTCGAGTCTTCGGAAAGCTGGGATTTCCAAGGGCTGGATACGGAATCCATTCAAAGAAGCGGTTCTAAAAAGAGGAGTTCCGCATCCGTGGGCAGTTGTAAGCTATGCGGTTCAAAAATTGTCGATAAAGGGGAATTCTATGGGTGTGTGAGTTATCAAAAAACGAAGTGTAACTTTACGATATCCAAAAAAATCCTCAATAAGAAAATTAGCCAAGCCAATATTAAAAAGCTGCTGGCGAGCGGTGAAACGGACTTGATAAGCGGGTTTAAGAAAGGTGAAAAAACCTTTGATGCGATTTTATCTTGGTCCGACTCGGAAAAGAAAATCAATTTTACATTCCCGGCAGGACAAGCCGTCAATCAAAATTGA
- a CDS encoding beta-galactosidase trimerization domain-containing protein: MICPTTANALYSYSDRFYINYAALTVNKYGNGLAYYVGTGANAGVLSFDCL, translated from the coding sequence ATAATCTGCCCAACGACGGCAAATGCACTTTATTCCTACAGCGACCGTTTCTATATAAACTATGCAGCACTAACTGTCAACAAGTATGGAAATGGACTAGCGTACTACGTCGGAACCGGTGCAAATGCAGGTGTGCTGTCCTTTGACTGCCTTTAA
- a CDS encoding PTS mannitol transporter subunit IICB, translated as MANVVNVTQVNTPSTRARVQAFGGFLTNMVLPNIGAFIAWGILTALFIPSGWIPNEELEGIVGPAITYLLPLLLAITGGRMVAGQRGAVMGAIGAIGLIVGSDIPMFLGAMIIGPLGGWVIQKFDKSIENKVPAGFEMIVNNFSIGILGFLLMILSFFFIGPVIESANNLVTSAIKALVSTGMLPLLSIINEPAKVLFLNNVIDQGIYYPLGMQETLEAGKSIYFTVASNPGPGLGLLLAFSFFGQKAAKRTAPGAIIIHFFGGIHELYFPYVLMKPLTLIGMIAGGMSGITVFKIFDAGLVAGPSPGSIFSYLALTPKGNFVGIILGVLVAAVVSFIVTSIILKLDKKTEDDEVFASSIEKSKSMKSEGKEILSKTNEMPTMNNVSKISFACDAGAGSSALGATTFRKRLQKENISGIDVKHYRIEDVPQDSDIIVVHKDLLERARLTHIDKNIITIENYINDPNLVQIINELKGS; from the coding sequence ATGGCGAATGTAGTGAATGTAACCCAAGTCAATACCCCATCAACTCGTGCTCGTGTTCAGGCCTTTGGTGGCTTTTTAACCAATATGGTTTTACCTAATATAGGAGCTTTTATAGCTTGGGGTATACTCACCGCGTTGTTTATACCGTCTGGTTGGATTCCAAACGAAGAACTTGAGGGAATTGTTGGTCCAGCCATTACTTACTTGCTGCCATTGCTTTTAGCCATCACCGGGGGAAGGATGGTTGCTGGTCAAAGAGGAGCTGTAATGGGTGCCATTGGAGCCATCGGGTTAATAGTTGGATCAGATATCCCCATGTTCTTAGGAGCAATGATCATTGGCCCACTAGGGGGGTGGGTTATCCAAAAGTTCGATAAATCCATCGAAAATAAAGTTCCTGCAGGATTTGAAATGATCGTTAATAACTTTTCAATTGGTATTTTAGGCTTCTTATTAATGATTTTGTCCTTTTTCTTCATAGGACCAGTTATCGAATCGGCTAACAACCTTGTAACATCGGCAATTAAAGCTTTAGTTTCGACGGGTATGTTACCGTTGCTTTCAATTATCAATGAGCCTGCCAAGGTTTTGTTCTTGAATAACGTAATTGACCAAGGCATTTATTATCCTTTAGGCATGCAGGAGACGCTTGAAGCGGGAAAATCAATTTATTTTACCGTAGCATCGAACCCAGGACCGGGGCTGGGTTTATTATTGGCATTTAGCTTTTTTGGACAAAAGGCCGCTAAAAGAACGGCTCCAGGTGCAATTATCATTCACTTCTTTGGCGGCATTCATGAATTGTACTTTCCATATGTTTTAATGAAACCACTTACATTAATAGGAATGATTGCTGGAGGGATGTCCGGAATCACTGTTTTCAAAATTTTTGATGCAGGCCTTGTAGCCGGACCAAGCCCTGGTTCCATTTTCTCGTATTTAGCGTTAACGCCTAAAGGGAATTTTGTGGGCATCATTTTAGGGGTACTTGTTGCTGCAGTAGTATCTTTCATCGTTACATCCATCATTTTAAAGCTTGATAAGAAAACTGAAGATGACGAAGTATTTGCCAGTTCAATAGAAAAATCAAAATCCATGAAATCGGAAGGAAAAGAAATCTTAAGTAAAACCAATGAAATGCCAACTATGAATAACGTAAGTAAAATATCATTTGCTTGTGATGCAGGGGCTGGCAGCAGCGCGCTCGGTGCTACTACATTTAGAAAAAGACTGCAAAAGGAAAATATATCCGGAATTGATGTGAAGCATTATAGAATAGAAGATGTCCCCCAAGATTCCGATATAATCGTGGTTCATAAAGACCTATTAGAAAGAGCGAGATTAACGCATATAGACAAAAATATCATTACTATAGAAAATTATATCAATGATCCGAATCTTGTGCAGATCATCAATGAATTAAAAGGAAGCTAA
- a CDS encoding PTS sugar transporter subunit IIA, translating to MLSKYLKNNIRFLDEVSSWENSIKVAADPLLTKGNITTEYIQDMIDNVKMNGPYIVIVPGIAMPHAKNEGGVIETGISLLKLKRPVLFPEDKEVSLLIVLAAEDSVGHLDLISDLSSILIDEEVMSKFKSSDNEEEIIELMEMVE from the coding sequence ATGCTAAGTAAATATTTGAAAAATAATATCCGTTTTTTAGATGAAGTGTCTTCATGGGAGAATTCCATAAAAGTAGCCGCTGATCCGTTATTAACAAAAGGCAATATTACAACTGAATATATTCAAGATATGATCGATAATGTCAAGATGAATGGCCCGTATATTGTAATTGTTCCAGGGATTGCCATGCCTCATGCGAAAAATGAAGGAGGAGTAATCGAAACCGGTATATCGTTATTGAAATTGAAAAGACCTGTACTTTTTCCGGAAGATAAAGAGGTAAGCCTTCTGATTGTTTTAGCCGCTGAAGATAGCGTAGGACATTTAGATTTGATTTCAGATTTGTCTTCCATCTTAATTGACGAAGAGGTTATGAGTAAATTTAAAAGTTCGGATAATGAAGAGGAAATAATAGAGCTGATGGAAATGGTCGAATAG
- a CDS encoding mannitol-1-phosphate 5-dehydrogenase, whose translation MKALHFGAGNIGKGFIGYLLNKTGYDVCFADINQQMVDRLNKNESYIVELLDDSHTVEVISPVTALNVITQEARVIDAIVEADLITTSVGVNNLSRIANIVSKGLLKRVKENKKRLDIMANENAIHATSTLKQEIERHVTSGEMKEISFFIGFPNSAIDRLALSRSGGEGEIALVEPMYEWIINKSEMINLDLPLIKNASYVDDLEPYIERKLYIVNMGHAATAYIGFLTGHTTIQSALANPGIERFVRNTLNEASQYIIRKFSIENEDMSSFIEKTMKRFKNENISDDIFRVGRSPIRKIGYEERLTKPTRESFDAGLSIEYLTMAVAAAFLFDNPHDEESVILQKYISEKGIDQAILHFTQIKNKELRNKMKEKYDVFKNSSSETLAQLIK comes from the coding sequence ATGAAAGCATTGCATTTTGGCGCCGGGAATATCGGAAAGGGTTTTATCGGTTATTTGTTAAACAAAACAGGTTACGATGTTTGCTTTGCTGATATCAATCAACAAATGGTTGATCGTCTAAACAAAAATGAAAGTTACATAGTGGAACTTTTGGATGATAGTCATACAGTAGAAGTAATCTCGCCTGTGACAGCTTTGAATGTCATTACACAAGAAGCAAGGGTGATTGATGCAATCGTAGAGGCGGATTTAATTACAACATCTGTAGGAGTGAATAATTTATCTAGAATCGCTAATATCGTTTCTAAAGGTCTGTTGAAGAGAGTGAAGGAAAACAAAAAAAGGCTCGACATCATGGCAAATGAGAACGCCATCCATGCTACTTCAACCTTGAAACAAGAAATAGAACGGCATGTAACAAGTGGTGAAATGAAAGAAATCAGTTTTTTCATTGGGTTCCCCAATTCAGCCATTGATCGATTAGCTTTATCAAGAAGCGGTGGGGAAGGGGAGATAGCGCTTGTAGAACCTATGTACGAGTGGATCATCAATAAATCCGAAATGATTAATTTGGACTTACCTTTAATAAAAAACGCAAGCTATGTTGATGATTTGGAACCTTATATCGAACGTAAGCTTTATATTGTCAACATGGGACATGCAGCAACGGCTTATATTGGATTTCTAACGGGACATACCACCATTCAAAGCGCACTGGCGAATCCCGGCATTGAACGTTTCGTGAGGAATACATTAAATGAAGCATCACAATATATTATTCGAAAATTCAGTATTGAAAATGAAGACATGAGCTCTTTCATTGAAAAGACCATGAAGCGCTTTAAAAATGAAAATATCAGCGATGATATTTTTCGGGTGGGAAGATCTCCTATACGGAAAATAGGCTATGAGGAACGATTGACCAAACCGACCAGGGAAAGTTTTGATGCAGGTCTTTCAATAGAATATTTAACCATGGCGGTTGCTGCTGCCTTTCTATTTGATAATCCACATGATGAAGAATCAGTCATTTTACAGAAATATATCAGTGAAAAAGGCATAGATCAAGCAATTTTGCACTTTACACAGATTAAAAATAAAGAATTGCGGAATAAAATGAAAGAAAAATATGATGTATTTAAAAATAGTAGTAGTGAAACGCTTGCACAACTAATTAAGTAG
- the hxlB gene encoding 6-phospho-3-hexuloisomerase, giving the protein MSQYCDRAKDIAKEITNELTTTLCNIDGEDINTLLSEIQRADKIFFVGVGRVLLSLKAIAKRLAHLGFNTYIVGQITEPAITEKDLLIVGSGSGESAFPLIIAKKAKQYKAKVAHIGANANSSMGEFSDCFVKIPVSTKLQLPGEIPSVQPMTSLFEQSLLLLGDTLALMMIREQKLDMPSLWKYHANLE; this is encoded by the coding sequence ATGAGCCAATACTGTGATCGTGCAAAGGATATTGCGAAGGAAATTACGAATGAACTGACCACGACTTTATGCAACATTGATGGTGAAGATATAAATACGTTGCTATCGGAAATCCAAAGGGCTGATAAAATCTTCTTTGTAGGGGTTGGTAGAGTTTTATTATCTTTAAAAGCAATTGCTAAAAGGTTGGCCCATCTCGGTTTCAACACCTATATTGTTGGACAGATCACTGAGCCGGCCATTACGGAAAAAGATTTATTAATAGTAGGTTCAGGGAGCGGTGAGTCGGCTTTCCCGCTGATCATTGCCAAAAAGGCAAAACAATATAAGGCCAAAGTAGCTCATATCGGTGCAAATGCGAATAGTTCAATGGGAGAATTTTCGGACTGTTTCGTTAAAATACCTGTAAGCACTAAATTACAATTGCCAGGTGAAATACCATCTGTACAGCCAATGACAAGTCTTTTTGAACAAAGCTTATTATTATTGGGCGACACATTAGCATTAATGATGATTCGGGAACAGAAGCTTGATATGCCTAGTCTATGGAAATACCATGCAAATTTGGAATGA